The window GGTTCACTCCATTCATAAAATCGGTGCTCTTCAGTCTGGCAGAAATATGGACCCAGGAAGAGTTCTGGAAGAATTGCAACCTGGGCGCCTTGTTTGGCTGCTGTTCTCAACATGACTGATGCATGCTGCAGATTCTCAGTAGCTGACCGGTTGCAGCTCATCTGTATCAAGCCAAGTATAAATGGTTTTCTCATGATGATCGTTTGCCTCGGGAGACACCCAACAAGTCTGGCTTAATCTTATACAGAAAGACGCTAAGAAATGCAGGGATTGCTCATCTCGATGAATAAATCTTTGCGAAACAGCAGGATTCCATCTGGTCAGTAAACGGCCCAGATCATCGTTATTCCCCTGTGCCGTAATCCTGGATCAGGCCGGCACGAGATTCCTTGAGGAAGGCAACAAGTTTGAGAGGGTTAAATTCTTTCAAATCTGAATAACAGAATTGGGCTTCGTCAAGTTTTGGCTTATTGGTGATGAAATGGACATCCGATGCAATTTCTTCAATCCTGGCGAGATTGAACTGTCCTTTTTTGCAATAACAGATGACTTCCAGAGCATCTGCCAGCTTAGTCTTGATACGAAGCCAGAATGCTGAGGCACCTGATGGCTTAATGTGAATAGCATCGCGCAGGTTGTAATTGTAGGTTGCTTTGGGATCAAGTTTGCCAAGCGAGGTCAGTAGTTGTTTCAGAATTGCCTGATCCCATTTGCAGCCCTGCCCGGGTGGAAAACCCTTGGAAGACAGATGCCATTGTTCGCCATTTTTGGCCCACGGCATCAGACTATCAATGCTGCGCTCCAGTTGATCGGTGACTGAGGCGAAAGATTTCACTGCCTCGGTCAAAAAACGTTTGAAGGCAGGGGTTTCAATATCGGCCTTCTGGTAGACGCCAATTTCAACACTTTGCCAGGGGCCTTTCGGGTTGCTAACCTTAATCCGTCGTTGTCCACTATGAGCGACCATGCCGGGTATCTTAAGCAGCGATGTTAACTTCAACGAATGTTCCAGTGTAGATTCCTGGAATGTATTTTTGGCTACACGAAAACCAAGCCAGAGCAGCCACTCGTCACCTGTCGATGCATGAAGGAACCAGCCGCGGCTCTTGGTTTTATGAGCAATTTCAACCGTGGTGCGGTGATTCCAATTCACATTACCCAGAGATGATGAGTTCTGCAGTTCGATCAGCTCGATGGCATATTGCAACGCAATCCCATCCCACTTGCAAGGCCTGCCGCTGTAGCTGACTCGATCCTGGCAATGCCATTTGGGGCCGTCAGCTTCCCAAGGCATGGCAATGTTGCCAGCATCGGTATCCTTGAGGGTTAACGGCACTTCGAGTGGTACCGCAACCTCTTTCGGCTTATGGAACTTCTCGCGTTCCAGATAGGGACCTGCCTGGAGGATTTCCTGCAGGATGGGCATGGTGACGGAGTTGTTCGCATGGTCTACAGCCCATTCCGGCGTGCCCTCCGTGACAATCTTGCCACCCGCTTCGCCAGCTTCGGGGCCAAGATCAATCAGCCAGTCTGATGATTTGATAACATCCAGGTTATGCTCAACGACAATAACGGTGTTCCCCAGATCAACTAATCGATGAAGAACGTCGAGCAGTTTGCGGATGTCGTCGAAATGTAACCCGGTGGTTGGCTCGTCCAGCACATAAATCGTTTTTCCCGTATTGGGTCGGCCCAGTTCTGCAGCGAGCTTTACTCTCTGTGCTTCCCCGCCTGAAAGAGTGGGGGCAGCCTGGCCCAGTTCGAGATAGCCTAGCCCCACATCGACCAGGGTTTGCAACAGTGCCTTGATGCGAGGCACGTTGGTAAACACTTCAAGTGCCTGTGCGATTCGCATGTTCAGCACTTCTGCGATATTGTAACCCTTGTAGCGGATCTCCAGTGTTTCGGGTGAATAGCGTTTGCCCTGGCAGACATCGCAGGTGACCCAGACATCGGGCAGGAAGTGCATCTCGATTTTTTTCTGTCCCATGCCTACGCAGGCTTCGCATCGGCCTCCCGGTTGATTGAAGCTGAATCGCCGTGGCTGGTAGCCTCGTACTTTGGAATCAGGCACCTGGGCATAAAGCTGCCGAATGAGATCAAACACCCCAGTGTAGGTAGCAGGGTTAGAGCTTGGTGCATTGCCAATGGGGGACTGATCAACATTGATGATTTTGTCGATATGTTCCAACCCGATCAGGTCGCGGTAGGCTCCACTTTGAATTTGGGCACGATGCAGTTTTCTTGCTAGTGCTGGATGCAGCACATCTTGCACCAGCGAACTCTTGCCGGAACCACTGGGCCCAGTGATGGCGATCAGGCAGCCTAGTGGAAAATTAACATCAACACCTTTCAGGTTATGATGGAATACACCCTGGATGCTGAGCCATTGCTTCTTGGGTGCGTGAATGGCATCAGCATTCATGCTGATTCGGCGATTACTCGGAACAGGAATGGTTAAACGCTGCGAAAGATAACCGCCTGTCAGCGATTCCTTCATCTTCGCAACTTTAGCCGGGGAACCCTGTGCAGTGATGGTTCCACCATCGGTGCCAGCACCCGGACCAAAATCGAGCAAGTGATCAGCCTTCTGGATTACTTCACGGTCATGTTCGACCAGGATCAGGGTGTTACCAAGATTCCTGAGCTTTTCCAATGCTTGAATCAAGCGCCTGTTATCCCTTGGATGCAATCCAATAGTAGGTTCATCCAGCACGTAGAGCACTCCGGTCAAGCCCGATCCAATTTGACTGGCCAGGCGAATACGCTGCGATTCGCCACCAGACAGGGTCGGAGCGGAACGGAACAGCGTCAGGTAATCAAGCCCCACATCGACCAGGAACTGCAAGCGGTTGGAGATTTCCCGCAGCAAATCGCCCGCCACTTTTCTCTCGGTTGTGCTGAGTTTCAATGTTTTGAAAAAGTTCAGAGATTCACTGAGTGACAATGCACCCAGTCCGCCAATGGTTAAGCCACTAAACCTTGCTGCAGCAGCATCATCACGCAGCCGCGAGCCTAGACAGGTAGTGCAGATCGATTGTGTCAGTTGATCACTGAGTCGTTGTCTGAGCACATAACTGACACGGGCAGCTTCTTCGATAGCTGGGTAAATTCCCTTGTAAGTAAACTTGAGAGGTGGTTGTCCTTCAATCGGAGAAGGCATCTTCAGCCATTCGTTGCGATTACCATGCAAGACAACCCGCTTGGAATCATTCCCCAAGCTTTCAAATTCGGAATCGAGATCGATGCTTTCCTGTTCAGCGAGTGTTTCCAGAACTGGCAGCAATCCGGGAACCGTGGTGGTTGGCCATATGGAAAGTGCACCATCCCGCAGTGATGCTTGCGGATCGCGATAAAGAGAAGTCTGGCTGGTTCCTTGTCGAACACCCAGACCTTCACATGTGGGGCACCAGCCTAATGGACTGTTAAAAGAAAAATGATGCGGCGCCAGTGGCTCAAAACTTCGATTGCACTTACTACAAGCCAGATGCTGGCTGTAGCGCTCCACCTTCCATTTCTTCTCTGCTACTCCATCCTGGACATGGGCGACGAGCATGACACCTTTGCCAAAGCTGAGGGCGGATTCAACAGCTTCCGCCAGCCTGCTCCGTTGAGAGCTTCGCACAATGGCACGATCAATCACCACTTCAACGTCGTGCTTGCGGCGATGATCAATCTCAGGCAACTGATCGATATCGTAGGTGGTGCCGTTGATCCGCACTCTGACAAATCCGCTCCGCCTGATCTCTTCCCAGATCGCTGAGTAACTTTCCTGCCCTTTACGCTCAATAGGAGCAAGCAAATAGAGTTTGGTGCCTTCAGGCAACTTCAATAGCTGCTCAATAATCTCATCGGCAGATTGGGTACCCACGGGTATCTGGCACCTGGGGCAATAACACTGACCAAGCCGGGCGTAGAGAACGCGCAGATAATCATGGATTTCAGTTACGGTGCCAACGGTTGATCGGGGGCTTTTGCTGGCTGTTTTCTGCTCAATACAGATGGCAGGCGATAAGCCATCGACATGCTCTACTTTAGGCTTTTGTAATTGACCGAGAAACTGCCGTGCATAGGAAGAAAGCGATTCAACGTATCGCCGTTGTCCTTCGGTGTAAATCGTATCAATGGCCAAGGTACTTTTGCCTGATCCGCTGGGGCCACAGAAAACTGACATGGCTTCACGAGGTATCTGGACATCTATATGTTTCAGGTTGTTCTGTGAAGCCCCTCGGATCATGATTTCCGTCAATTGTGGAACTTGATTCTTTGACTTTTTCCCATTACTTTTTCTGATGTCAGCAGCAGAAAGAAGATGTTGTCCTTTCAACACTGGTTTCAGTGATTGACCGGTGTAGGATTTGCTGTTCCTGGCAACCTCTTCTGGAGTGCCGACGCAAACCACCTGCCCGCCTGCTGCACCACCTTCAGGCCCAAGATCAATGATCCAATCTGCAGTTTTGATGACATCGAGGTTATGCTCGATGACCACCACCGTGTTGCCATCCTGCGTGAACTGATGCAATACTTGCAGTAGTTTTTGTATGTCATCGAAATGCAGGCCGGTGGTTGGTTCATCCAGGATATAGAGAGTGTGACCGGTACTCTTGTGACAGAGTTCTTTGGCCAGCTTGATTCGCTGTGCTTCGCCACCACTTAAGGTGGGTGATGGTTGCCCCAACTTGATGTAATCCAGGCCGACATCATGTAGTGTTTGCAGCATCCGCTGAATGCGTGGGATTTCACTGAAATGCTGCAACGCTTGTTGTACATCCATTTCCAGAATGTCATGGATGTTCTTTTCCTTGAACTTAACCTGCAGGGTTTCTCGATTGAAGCGTTTGCCATCACAAATGGTACAGGGAACCCATATATCTGCCAGAAAATCCATTTCCAGTTTGTTGGAGCCATTACCCATACAGGCTTCACATCTGCCACCAGGCACATTGAAGCTGAATCGTCCGGCTTTGTAGCCACGAATCTTGGACTGGTTCATGGCGACAAACAATTTGCGGATTTCATCGAAGACTTTGATATAAGTGCCAGGATTGGAACGCGGTGTGCGACCAATGGGCGATTGATCGATGGCAATCACCTTATCAATGTGCTCGAGGCCCTTAATCTTGTCGTGAGCGCCCGCTTCGTAGCTTTCAGCAACTTCTTCTTCATCGCCACGTTCTTCTTCAGCAGCTTTCCCGGAATTCTTCTTGCGAAGTTCCTGCCTGGCTGCAACTAACAGTATGTCATTGATCAAGGAGCTTTTTCCGGAGCCACTGACACCCGTTATGCAAATAAATGATTCCAGCGGGAATTCAACATCAATGTCTTTCAGATTGTTGTGCTTGGCGCCGACAATCTTGATTTTCTGTTTTCCCGGTTTCTTTCGTTCGTCGGGAACTGGAATTTCCAATCGGCCAGAAAGGTAGCCGCCGGTTACCGAGCGATCGTTCTGCAATAGTTCTTTGAGGGAACCTGCATTCACCACTTCGCCGCCACGAATGCCAGGCCCTGGCCCGAAATCAACAATATAATCGGCGGCACGCATCGTCTCTTCATCGTGTTCTACTACGATCACCGTGTTGCCCATGTCACGCAAACGCATGAGGCTATGCAGCAACTTGGCATTATCTCGTGGATGCAGACCTATGCTCGGTTCATCGAGAATGTACAACACTCCCACCAGGCCGCAACCAATCTGGCTGGCAAGCCTGATGCGTTGTGCCTCGCCACCACTCAAGGTTGGCGCAGTCCTGTCAAGGCTGAGATAATCCAGGCCAACATCAACGAGGAACTGCAATCGTGTTCGTATTTCCTTCAGTGCCTCTTCTGCAATGACTTTCTGGGTAGCATCCAGTTTTTTTTCCAACTCGCCAGACTTGGCAAACCAGTCAGCTAAGTCGCCTACCGGCATGTTTCCCGTTTCGATGATGGTCTTGTTGGCCACGCGAACCGAAGCAGCCTGGCGATTCAAACGTTGTCCCTTGCACTTGGGGCAAGTCATGGTGCGCATGTACTTTTCCAATTGCATCTTCCGCGGGCCCGCTGAAACCTTTTTGTAGCTGGCCATCAGATCGGGAACGACACCAGCCCAGTCTTCGGCATGCTTCCAGATAAATCCGCCCCGTGCCTTCCATTCGCAGATGATCTTTTCGGGCGTGCCATGCAATATCCAATCGCGTTCCTGCCTGCTCAACTTATTCCATGGCGTCTTCAGGTTGATATTCTTGCTGGTTGCAAGTCCGTTGAAAACATGCTTTCGCCAACGCCCCATATGTGTCATCGGGCCTACCAATGGAATGGCACCCTGATAAAAACTCTTATTGGGATCAGGCACCAGCAGTTCTTCAGCAAAGTCAATTTTGTTTCCCAGCCCATCACAGTCCATGCACATGCCAATGGGACTGTTGAAACTGAACATTTGTGGCGACGGAGGCTCATAACTATTGCCACAATGTGTACAGGCATAACGTGCCGAGAAAGTAAGTGTCTGCCAGGAAATATCAGCATTGACAGGCTTCTCAGTGGCAAACTGTTTGCTTTTCCGAGCAGAGTCTGGTTCTTGTGTTTCCACGAGAAGGATGAGATTACCTTCACCCAGTTTGAGTGCAGATTCTACAGCTTCCGAGAGTCGTGTTCGTCCCTTCTCTTCAATCACCAAGCGATCAACAATAATCTCAATATGGTGTTTGATTTGCCTGTCGAGTTTCAAGTCATCAGTCAAGTTGATGATTGCGCCATCGACCCTGGCTCTGACATAGCCTTGTTTGAGCAGGTCCTTAAAGAAATCCTTAAATTCCCCTTTCTGACCTCGTACAACTGGAGCCAGCACCTGGCACTTTTTGCCGTTCATGCTGGCGAGCAATCTGGTGACGATTTGCTCTTTGGTTTGTGCTGAAATGGGAATCTGGCAAGTTGGGCAATATCCCTGCCCAATGCGAGCGTACAGAACACGTAAAAAGTCATGAATTTCTGTGATGGTTCCAACAGTCGAGCGTGGATTTTGCGCGCCGGCCTTCTGTTGAATGCTGATGGATGGAGACAGGCCCGATAGGTAATCAACATCCGGCTTCGGAAGTTGTCCGAGAAACTGCCTGGCGTAACTGGAAAGTGATTCAATATATCTGCGCTGGCCTTCAGCAAAGAGAGTATCAAAAGCCAGGCTGCTTTTTCCCGATCCGCTCACACCGCTAAAAACGATAAGTTGGTTACGAGGAAGCGTTAAATCTACCGAACGGAGGTTGTGTTCTCTGGCCCCCCGTACAATAATAGCTGCATCGGTCATGTCGATGTTTTCACTTGGGAATATAAGAGTTAGATTCGCAGGCCAGGCTGAAAAGACAAGTGAACATGACAGAACTTGTCTTCAATCACGCCGAATATGCCTGTTTTAGAGAGTTATTGTTTGTCAAGTGCGTATCCAGCCCTGAATCTGGAGAGTTCACGAACTATGGCTGCCGATTTGCAGAACCAGAATCGGGAACTTTCGCAGACTAATCCCCGTCCAAAGGACAGTGGCATGGAGGCGGATGAACAATATCTGCTACGTGCATTTCAACGAGGTAATCTGGATGCTTTTGGCATTCTGGTTCATCGATATCAGGACAGGCTATACACGTCACTGGTGAGATTCCTGGATAACCAGGAAGATGCGCAAGATGTCATGCAGGAAACATTCCTGAGTGCATTTGCCAACGCCAGGAGGTTCAAAGGACAATCGCGATTTTACACATGGATCTATCGCATTGCCATGAACCATGCCATCGACCTGCATCGAAGGAAAAAACCTCGTCAGACTCTTTCGATTTCTCAGGTCAATCAGGAAGAACCTGCTGATCCGAACGAAGCGGAAGGGCCACAACAGACTCTCATTCGTGAAGAAGACAGGCAATGGCTGAGGACCGCATTGAAATCGCTTTCCGATGAACACCGCATGGTGATCGTGATGAAGGAAATTGACGATATGCGTTACGAGGAAATTGCAGAAGTGCTGGATGTTCCTGTCGGGACGGTGCGAAGCAGATTGCATCGTGCCAGGCTTGAACTGAAAGATGCCCTCGAGCAGCAACAGAAACAGTAATAAAAGTGGATTGTGCGAGACATGCTTTCGGAGAATTTACAGGAACTGCTTTCCGCCTATGTCGATGGCGAACTCGACTCGAAAGAGTACGAGCGCGTCATGGCGACATTGCGGGAATCCGAAGCGGCACAGAAGCATGTTGCTGAGTTACGTTCCATTTCGCAGAACCTGAAATCGCTGCCAGGCTATTCGTTCCCGCAGAAGGTCACGCAACAATTTTTGCAGAAGCAGAAACTGGCCAGGAGTTATACTCTTTGGCGAACCGTTGGTTCCTCAGTCGCCATTGCAGCAGGGATGCTCGTCGCAGTTGGTGTCTGGTGGTATCTGTCAAAAC of the Planctomycetia bacterium genome contains:
- the uvrA gene encoding excinuclease ABC subunit UvrA gives rise to the protein MTDAAIIVRGAREHNLRSVDLTLPRNQLIVFSGVSGSGKSSLAFDTLFAEGQRRYIESLSSYARQFLGQLPKPDVDYLSGLSPSISIQQKAGAQNPRSTVGTITEIHDFLRVLYARIGQGYCPTCQIPISAQTKEQIVTRLLASMNGKKCQVLAPVVRGQKGEFKDFFKDLLKQGYVRARVDGAIINLTDDLKLDRQIKHHIEIIVDRLVIEEKGRTRLSEAVESALKLGEGNLILLVETQEPDSARKSKQFATEKPVNADISWQTLTFSARYACTHCGNSYEPPSPQMFSFNSPIGMCMDCDGLGNKIDFAEELLVPDPNKSFYQGAIPLVGPMTHMGRWRKHVFNGLATSKNINLKTPWNKLSRQERDWILHGTPEKIICEWKARGGFIWKHAEDWAGVVPDLMASYKKVSAGPRKMQLEKYMRTMTCPKCKGQRLNRQAASVRVANKTIIETGNMPVGDLADWFAKSGELEKKLDATQKVIAEEALKEIRTRLQFLVDVGLDYLSLDRTAPTLSGGEAQRIRLASQIGCGLVGVLYILDEPSIGLHPRDNAKLLHSLMRLRDMGNTVIVVEHDEETMRAADYIVDFGPGPGIRGGEVVNAGSLKELLQNDRSVTGGYLSGRLEIPVPDERKKPGKQKIKIVGAKHNNLKDIDVEFPLESFICITGVSGSGKSSLINDILLVAARQELRKKNSGKAAEEERGDEEEVAESYEAGAHDKIKGLEHIDKVIAIDQSPIGRTPRSNPGTYIKVFDEIRKLFVAMNQSKIRGYKAGRFSFNVPGGRCEACMGNGSNKLEMDFLADIWVPCTICDGKRFNRETLQVKFKEKNIHDILEMDVQQALQHFSEIPRIQRMLQTLHDVGLDYIKLGQPSPTLSGGEAQRIKLAKELCHKSTGHTLYILDEPTTGLHFDDIQKLLQVLHQFTQDGNTVVVIEHNLDVIKTADWIIDLGPEGGAAGGQVVCVGTPEEVARNSKSYTGQSLKPVLKGQHLLSAADIRKSNGKKSKNQVPQLTEIMIRGASQNNLKHIDVQIPREAMSVFCGPSGSGKSTLAIDTIYTEGQRRYVESLSSYARQFLGQLQKPKVEHVDGLSPAICIEQKTASKSPRSTVGTVTEIHDYLRVLYARLGQCYCPRCQIPVGTQSADEIIEQLLKLPEGTKLYLLAPIERKGQESYSAIWEEIRRSGFVRVRINGTTYDIDQLPEIDHRRKHDVEVVIDRAIVRSSQRSRLAEAVESALSFGKGVMLVAHVQDGVAEKKWKVERYSQHLACSKCNRSFEPLAPHHFSFNSPLGWCPTCEGLGVRQGTSQTSLYRDPQASLRDGALSIWPTTTVPGLLPVLETLAEQESIDLDSEFESLGNDSKRVVLHGNRNEWLKMPSPIEGQPPLKFTYKGIYPAIEEAARVSYVLRQRLSDQLTQSICTTCLGSRLRDDAAAARFSGLTIGGLGALSLSESLNFFKTLKLSTTERKVAGDLLREISNRLQFLVDVGLDYLTLFRSAPTLSGGESQRIRLASQIGSGLTGVLYVLDEPTIGLHPRDNRRLIQALEKLRNLGNTLILVEHDREVIQKADHLLDFGPGAGTDGGTITAQGSPAKVAKMKESLTGGYLSQRLTIPVPSNRRISMNADAIHAPKKQWLSIQGVFHHNLKGVDVNFPLGCLIAITGPSGSGKSSLVQDVLHPALARKLHRAQIQSGAYRDLIGLEHIDKIINVDQSPIGNAPSSNPATYTGVFDLIRQLYAQVPDSKVRGYQPRRFSFNQPGGRCEACVGMGQKKIEMHFLPDVWVTCDVCQGKRYSPETLEIRYKGYNIAEVLNMRIAQALEVFTNVPRIKALLQTLVDVGLGYLELGQAAPTLSGGEAQRVKLAAELGRPNTGKTIYVLDEPTTGLHFDDIRKLLDVLHRLVDLGNTVIVVEHNLDVIKSSDWLIDLGPEAGEAGGKIVTEGTPEWAVDHANNSVTMPILQEILQAGPYLEREKFHKPKEVAVPLEVPLTLKDTDAGNIAMPWEADGPKWHCQDRVSYSGRPCKWDGIALQYAIELIELQNSSSLGNVNWNHRTTVEIAHKTKSRGWFLHASTGDEWLLWLGFRVAKNTFQESTLEHSLKLTSLLKIPGMVAHSGQRRIKVSNPKGPWQSVEIGVYQKADIETPAFKRFLTEAVKSFASVTDQLERSIDSLMPWAKNGEQWHLSSKGFPPGQGCKWDQAILKQLLTSLGKLDPKATYNYNLRDAIHIKPSGASAFWLRIKTKLADALEVICYCKKGQFNLARIEEIASDVHFITNKPKLDEAQFCYSDLKEFNPLKLVAFLKESRAGLIQDYGTGE
- a CDS encoding sigma-70 family RNA polymerase sigma factor: MEADEQYLLRAFQRGNLDAFGILVHRYQDRLYTSLVRFLDNQEDAQDVMQETFLSAFANARRFKGQSRFYTWIYRIAMNHAIDLHRRKKPRQTLSISQVNQEEPADPNEAEGPQQTLIREEDRQWLRTALKSLSDEHRMVIVMKEIDDMRYEEIAEVLDVPVGTVRSRLHRARLELKDALEQQQKQ